The following are encoded together in the Acidicapsa ligni genome:
- a CDS encoding complex I subunit 4 family protein, producing the protein MLAYTIYLSFAGALILALLPRVPASFARVLALFFALGGLAVAVAGFIAGGTQGNVAVADVAWVPAMGIHYTLAADGISRVLVLLTGLASVAGVLFSWNIDERTNEFFAFYLVLIGGVYGVFLSVDLFLLFVFYEIAIVPKYFLIAIWGSTRREYGAMKLALYSFAGSAMVLIGLLAAYATAGAHTMDLHALARYPFPVSFQMWAFPLVFTGFAILAGMWPFHTWAPTGHVAAPTAASMLLAGVVMKLGAYGCLRVAMTLFPHGLDPWGFSFFGLDSWRTVFGLLAVIGIVYGAAVALVQDDFKFVIGYSSVSHMGLVLLGLLTLSQIGIDGAVLQMFSHGVLAGLLFAIVGRVVYGRTHTRDLNKLSKLQLGKAMPFAAWLFVIAGMASMGLPGFSGFIAELQVLIGAWQVYPWFAAVAGVGIVVGVAYTWRAMQKAFFSDTPAVTADGAAVPIPRYEPITWPEAAGVILLAGTSLVVGLYPRLLLDVITPATHALLMGGRP; encoded by the coding sequence ATGCTGGCGTATACGATCTATCTCTCATTTGCAGGTGCGCTGATATTGGCTTTGCTGCCGCGTGTTCCAGCATCGTTCGCGCGCGTGCTGGCTTTATTCTTCGCTCTCGGTGGACTGGCTGTTGCGGTTGCAGGATTTATCGCTGGCGGAACGCAGGGCAATGTGGCTGTTGCGGACGTGGCATGGGTTCCCGCTATGGGGATTCATTACACGCTTGCGGCAGACGGCATCAGTCGCGTGCTGGTTCTGCTGACTGGCCTGGCTTCTGTCGCGGGTGTATTGTTTTCCTGGAATATAGATGAGCGCACGAATGAGTTCTTTGCCTTCTATCTGGTGCTGATCGGTGGCGTTTACGGGGTCTTTCTGTCGGTCGATCTCTTCCTGCTGTTTGTCTTTTACGAGATTGCGATTGTGCCCAAGTATTTCCTGATCGCTATATGGGGCTCGACGCGGCGCGAATATGGAGCGATGAAGCTGGCGCTCTACTCCTTTGCCGGCTCGGCGATGGTGCTTATTGGGCTGCTGGCGGCATACGCCACGGCTGGCGCGCACACCATGGACCTGCATGCTCTCGCGCGATATCCGTTTCCGGTGAGCTTCCAGATGTGGGCGTTTCCGCTGGTGTTTACAGGGTTTGCAATACTCGCGGGCATGTGGCCGTTTCATACATGGGCGCCGACCGGCCATGTTGCTGCGCCGACGGCCGCATCCATGCTGCTTGCAGGCGTGGTCATGAAACTTGGCGCCTATGGCTGCCTGCGTGTGGCGATGACGCTGTTTCCGCATGGCCTCGATCCGTGGGGATTCTCGTTCTTCGGGCTCGATTCGTGGCGCACTGTATTCGGCCTGCTGGCAGTGATTGGAATTGTCTACGGCGCTGCTGTGGCCCTGGTGCAGGATGACTTCAAGTTTGTCATTGGCTACTCCAGTGTGAGCCACATGGGGCTTGTTCTACTGGGCCTGTTGACGCTGAGCCAGATCGGAATAGACGGCGCGGTCCTGCAGATGTTTTCGCACGGAGTGCTGGCCGGGTTGCTGTTTGCGATTGTCGGGCGCGTCGTTTATGGACGCACGCATACACGCGATCTCAATAAGTTAAGCAAGCTGCAGTTGGGCAAAGCGATGCCCTTTGCCGCATGGCTATTTGTCATTGCCGGCATGGCCTCAATGGGGCTGCCCGGGTTTAGCGGGTTCATCGCGGAGCTGCAGGTGCTGATCGGCGCATGGCAAGTGTATCCGTGGTTTGCGGCTGTGGCTGGGGTGGGTATCGTAGTGGGCGTTGCATATACATGGCGAGCGATGCAGAAAGCATTTTTCAGCGACACTCCCGCAGTAACCGCCGATGGAGCAGCCGTGCCGATTCCCAGGTATGAGCCGATTACCTGGCCAGAAGCGGCTGGCGTGATCCTGCTGGCTGGGACAAGCCTGGTGGTCGGTTTGTACCCACGGCTGCTGCTGGATGTGATTACTCCTGCAACGCATGCATTGCTCATGGGAGGCCGCCCATGA
- a CDS encoding NADH-quinone oxidoreductase subunit N: protein MNGVNYWNLFAITLPESLLEVISLVVLIVDLGLLRKSSHATRMAVAAVLGVVGCAASIWWLSGHAGSEAAVGDFLVATPLVAAAQIGILILTGLVLLLSIKAEFSRNPGEFVAIVLLGTTGMMLVAAARDLLMIFVALELLSLSLYVLTAFAKNSAQSAEAALKYYLFGGMSAALMLFGFSYLYGLTGTTSLPGIAQMLATGATSPLLIVALVLVAAGLGFKVAAVPFHLWAPDTYQGAPAPVTALIASGSKVASFAVLVALTTALAGASSSASGTSASSMSASSMSWIVLLLWMAAGSIVLGNLAALVQTSVRRLLAYSAIAHAGYMLLGIAAHTPQSGAAVLYYALTYALTTVGAFGVIAVVERATGSDRLDAFAGLSRRSPLLAGTMLIFLLSLAGIPPLVGFWAKFNLFASVLRAGTIGVWGLGLVAVALAASAVSLYYYLQVLKRIYVIKPVQAEPLAISFVELTTLILIALAVIALGVLPGALSGWIQLG from the coding sequence ATGAACGGCGTGAACTACTGGAATCTGTTTGCAATTACACTGCCTGAGAGCCTGCTCGAAGTCATCTCGCTGGTGGTGCTGATTGTCGATCTGGGCCTGCTGCGCAAGAGCTCTCATGCAACGCGTATGGCCGTGGCAGCGGTGCTTGGAGTTGTAGGTTGCGCTGCTTCAATCTGGTGGCTGTCAGGACATGCAGGGTCCGAGGCGGCTGTTGGAGATTTTCTTGTTGCGACGCCTTTGGTGGCCGCAGCACAGATCGGAATATTGATCCTGACCGGGCTGGTGTTGCTGCTGAGCATCAAGGCAGAGTTCTCGCGTAATCCAGGCGAGTTCGTTGCTATCGTGTTGCTGGGCACAACCGGCATGATGCTGGTAGCAGCGGCGCGCGATCTGCTGATGATCTTTGTCGCGCTTGAACTACTGAGCCTGTCGCTCTACGTGTTGACCGCCTTTGCAAAAAACTCGGCGCAATCGGCTGAGGCTGCGCTGAAATATTATCTCTTCGGTGGAATGTCCGCCGCGCTGATGCTCTTCGGATTCAGCTATCTTTACGGCCTTACAGGAACGACTAGCCTGCCGGGTATAGCGCAAATGCTTGCGACAGGAGCTACGAGTCCATTGCTCATCGTAGCCCTGGTGCTGGTGGCGGCGGGGTTAGGCTTCAAAGTGGCAGCGGTGCCGTTTCATTTATGGGCTCCGGACACGTACCAGGGAGCGCCTGCTCCGGTCACGGCGCTCATTGCTTCAGGGTCAAAGGTGGCCAGTTTTGCCGTGTTGGTCGCTTTGACAACAGCTCTCGCAGGTGCTTCCAGCAGCGCATCAGGTACATCCGCATCCAGCATGTCCGCATCCAGCATGTCATGGATCGTTCTGCTGCTGTGGATGGCTGCCGGATCAATCGTACTCGGCAATCTGGCTGCCCTGGTGCAGACCAGCGTAAGGCGATTGCTGGCATATTCCGCCATCGCACATGCTGGATACATGCTGCTGGGCATTGCCGCGCATACGCCGCAGAGTGGTGCTGCGGTGCTTTACTATGCGCTGACTTACGCCCTTACGACCGTTGGAGCCTTTGGCGTAATTGCCGTTGTGGAGCGCGCGACGGGAAGCGATCGGCTTGATGCCTTTGCTGGTCTCAGCAGACGCAGCCCATTGCTGGCCGGGACGATGCTGATCTTCCTGCTATCCCTGGCGGGCATTCCGCCGTTGGTCGGCTTCTGGGCCAAGTTCAATCTCTTTGCCTCAGTCTTGCGTGCTGGAACAATCGGCGTATGGGGCTTGGGACTTGTAGCAGTCGCGTTGGCGGCAAGCGCTGTTTCGCTCTATTACTATCTGCAGGTGTTAAAACGCATCTATGTGATCAAGCCGGTTCAGGCTGAACCGCTCGCCATCTCGTTCGTCGAGTTGACTACGCTGATTTTGATTGCGCTGGCTGTCATTGCGCTGGGGGTTCTGCCTGGCGCTCTCAGCGGCTGGATACAGCTCGGATAA